A genome region from Cucumis sativus cultivar 9930 chromosome 4, Cucumber_9930_V3, whole genome shotgun sequence includes the following:
- the LOC101219642 gene encoding probable carboxylesterase 15 → MAAPIEVDECRGVLRVYSDGSIVRSSNPSFSVPVLDDGSVLWKDLLFDPIHNLHLRLYKPAHISSPKLPVFFYIHGGGFCIGSRTWPNCQNYCFRLASELSALVISPDYRLAPENRLPAAIDDGFAALRWLQAQAESDHPDPWLAEVADFSTVFISGDSAGGNIAHHLAVGLGVGSPELAPVQVRGYVLLGPFFGGTVRTRSEAEGSKEAFLNLELIDRFWRLSIPIGSNTDHPLVNVFGPRSLNLEAVEMDPIVVVVAGADLLKDRAVEYVEELKKQGKKIDLVEFEEKQHGFFTIDPNSEASNQLMLLINHFVAQHSL, encoded by the exons ATGGCTGCTCCCATTGAAGTCGATGAGTGTCGTGGTGTTCTCCGCGTTTACAGCGATGGCTCGATAGTCCGTTCTTCCAATCCAAGCTTCAGTGTCCCTGTCCTCGACGACGGTTCCGTTCTATGGAAAGACCTTCTCTTTGACCCCATCCACAACCTGCACCTCCGTCTCTACAAACCTGCCCACATTTCTTCTCCCAAGCTTCCCGTCTTTTTCTACATCCACGGTGGCGGCTTCTGCATCGGCTCCCGCACCTGGCCCAATTGCCAAAATTACTGCTTCCGCCTTGCCTCCGAGCTTTCTGCTCTCGTCATCTCCCCTGACTACCGTCTCGCTCCGGAAAATCGCCTCCCGGCTGCCATTGATGACGGTTTCGCGGCTCTTCGGTGGCTTCAAGCCCAAGCTGAATCAGACCACCCTGATCCCTGGCTGGCCGAAGTGGCCGATTTCAGCACAGTTTTCATCAGCGGTGACTCCGCCGGTGGAAACATCGCTCATCATCTTGCGGTGGGACTTGGCGTAGGTTCGCCTGAGTTGGCGCCAGTTCAAGTGAGAGGTTACGTTCTCCTGGGGCCATTCTTCGGCGGAACGGTGAGGACTCGGTCCGAGGCTGAAGGCTCTAAAGAAGCATTTCTCAATCTGGAGCTCATCGACAG GTTTTGGAGATTGTCGATCCCAATCGGAAGCAACACTGATCATCCTCTTGTGAATGTGTTCGGACCGAGAAGCCTGAACTTGGAAGCGGTGGAAATGGATCCGATAGTGGTGGTGGTGGCCGGCGCCGATTTGCTGAAAGATCGAGCGGTGGAATACGTAGAGGAGCTGAAAAAACAGGGGAAGAAGATAGACTTGGTGgagtttgaagaaaaacaacatGGATTCTTTACCATTGATCCAAATTCTGAAGCTTCTAATCAATTAATGCTTCTCATCAACCATTTTGTTGCCCAACACTCTCTCTGA